The DNA window TTCTTGTCTTTGTTGAACTTCGGGAAGTCCTCCTCAAGGTTGAAAATGTAGAAAGGTAGAAGGAAGAACAGATTTTTATCGAAAAGCTGCTGCAAAGAGTAAGCATTAACCTTGATGATATGTACATCAAAGGAGACAGAACCGCCCAGAGTGTTAATGATGATGTTCATAGAATCTGGAGTATTGCTGTTTGAGCGCAGGAAGAGGACAGCGGCATGAGGGATAGTGACAATGAGCTGGTAATTGGAGACAGTACCTGAGTCGAGAGCTTCCTGAGTAATGTACTCAAAAATTCTGATGAGCATAGTATCATCTTTTTTGACTGGCATTCGATGATGAATTTTTCTTCAGTGCCATCGCTTGAGATAATGGAAAAAGAGCTGTCAGTAATGCGCTTCTGTTCATTGCCGTCCTGCTGGTTAATGAAATGCTCATTAGGGTGAAAAACAATCTTTTCGCTGCCCGTGTAATGTTTGCCGAAAACTTCATTGACGAGAGGAATGAGAAGAGTAATGCAGTCATTCATCATGGTTCTGTAGGGTAGGAAAGCACCGCCTTGTATCGTTTCCGAATATAGGTCTGTGCAGTCCCCCCTCCAAACCGTGCTTGCACCTCTCAATGCACACGGCTTTCCATTTATACTTTTGACGGATTAGTGATTTTCTGGTGGCATTCATGGCATAATACTAACGTTTTGCGTTTTCTGGCTATCATTGCCTGCTCCCATTTCGTTTTACCTTTTAGGTTTTTCATCTTGTTCACGTGGTGAATTTCGTATTTATAGTTTTCTCCTTCTACTCCGCACAATTCGCATTTTCTCGCTTTCAATCTAGCTTCTATTGTGCTTCGCGTGTTTGTACGCACTCGTATTAGGATTGTATCTATATCCTCGCTATATTCCCTTCTATGGAAGTCTGGATATTTCGCTATAAATAACGACTTTTTACCTTTCGTTGTTTCGTAAGGTATACCCCATCTGTGTCCTATTCTGTATTTTTTTATAATTTTAGATATGCTTGTCCTATGTTTACTGGCTAATGTTTTAAGACAGCTATATTCCATAAGGTAAATGAAATAGTTTAATTTTGCAAAATTGCTTGCCATTCGGTAATAATTACAAATTCCCCTTGTTTGGGCGTTATACGTATCTACTATTTCAAGGTCGCTGTATACTGTCAGTGCGCTCTTGTGAATTGGGGTCATCTTTCCGTCTTGAGCCTGTTCCACTATGTGGTGTCCCTATAGAAATTCTTCTATTTTCCGCATAGGTATTAGCAGTTCAACTTTATTCTTGATTGTTCGTTGACGTATGCCGTTGATCGTTTTCTTGACCTTGTTAGTGCGTCTGACGTTGATATTATATCCGAGAAAATTTGCATTTTCTGAGCTGTGCGTTATTTGAGTTTTCTCTTCACTCAGTTCTAATCCTAATTCTTGGGCTAGAAATAGTTTTAGCTCCTCTTTGATTTTCTCTGTTTCCTTGCGTGTTCCTGATATACCTATTATGAAGTCATCAGCGTATCGCACGTATACTAATTTCTTGTCGGTGGCATTTTTGCTGGGTAACTTCCGTAACTCGACTTTAGCTTTATGTATCTGTTGAAGCATTTTCTTTCGGCCTAGAGGGTCTGTTAGCATAGAATACTGCTTCTTTAGCGTCATTATTCTATAGCGTTGCTTATTGTAGACATGAGTTCGCCTGTTTCCTAAAAATACTTCAAAGTCATTAGACATTAATTTTACTTTTTTTGTCCAGTTCATTCAGATATATATTAGCTAGTATCGGTGATAATATGCCTCCTTGAGGTGTACCGCTGTAAGTTTTGTGATATACCCAATTTTCCATGTATCCGGCTTTAAGGAATTTTCTGATTAAATTTAAGAACTTGCTGTCCCTAATCTTTGATGACAAAATACTTAATAAGATATTATGCTCTATACTATCAAAACAGCCTTTTATATCTCCTTCTATAAACCACTTAATACCTCTAAAACTGTAACTTATCTCTTTTAGAGCAGTATGGCAGCTTCTTTGTGGTCTAAATCCATGTGAATGGGAGCTAAAGAGAGGCTCATATATTGCTTCTAGTATTGAGCGTATAATTTCCTGTATTAATTTATCCTTAAAAGACGGAATACCTAGCGGACGCATTTTACCGTTGCGTTTTTCTATGTAGGTTCTTCTAACTGGTCTAGGCTCGTATTTCAGCTCTTTGAGTTCCGTTATAATTTTATGTATGTAATCAAGACTGAAACCGTCTGCTGTATCGTTATCCGTCCCTTTTGTCCCAGAACCGCGATTTGCATACAAATTTTGATACGCAATAAAATAGGTATCCTCCCTGAGTAAATACCTGTATAGGCGTGTAAAAATTTCCTGTGAATGCTTGCTAGAATTTTCCCTAATTCGTTTCAAAATTTCTGATGTCGGTTTCACTTGAGGTTTTCCTCCCTTTCATCATCAATTTTGAAGTCGTATAAACTACATTCCTTCGCCATGTAAGGGATATTACCCTCTCAAACTACTACGAATGTTCCGTATTCATAGATAGTATTCAAGTCCATTGACTATAGCCCGTAGGCATCTATCCTTAGAATATCCCCAGTTAGCATTGTTGCTAGGTAAATACGGATTGTCGGTTTCACTTTAGACCTTTTAACACAGGCTCTCCTGCTCGTGCTGTAACTATTGCAATCATTCTATGTCTGCATTCCGTAGAATTAGACAGTTACAGAGTAGGTATCAGGCTAATTTCCCGCTTCTTGACGAAAAAGACACTCAAGTCTCGCGTTAAGTAGATAACTTAAACCTCATATCCGATTGTTGTTGCAGTTCAGTCGTACCATTTAGCCTTTGGATAACTTACCGCTTTCCTGCCGTGCTTTGTTCCCGTATCGGCTTTCGCCTTTCGGTTAGGCAGGTCAACTCGCTCATGATTGAGAGTGTTAGTACCTTAAACTAATATCAACAATGCCCTATCTGGGCGCACGAATACATCATCATTGAAGTACACGAATTTTTCCGACAGCCCTTCAATTCTGTGCATGTTAAGCTCTATCGGGTGTGAGCTGAACGTGGGAAGCCATTTATGCGGGATATAGTCTTCATGCCTCACAAAATGTAGTTTAGGGTGATTCAGGTTGAGCCACTTGGGGATCTGGCCGCATGTGATGAAATGAATCCTCCTGACCCACGGCGCGTATTTCTCCGCGGCTCTGAACCAGTACGGGAGAATGCCCCAGTCCCGGTAGCGAGCTTCATCCCCGTCTAAGACTTCCGATTTTCCGTCCGTGCTGTACTGCGCTTTCTGCTTCTGCCACTCGGGGTCTGAGCCGTCAACCCATGGCATCACAAAATCTATGTCTGAGCATGAATCATCCCGGAAATTATCGGCCATTATAATCTCGTCAGCCTTTCTTTTTACTGAATTTCGCTGATTATATCACGCATACCGTATAATTCTGCGGCGAGTCAGGCTATCAGTCTCCCAAAATTGACATAAGAGTGGCGGTGTTCAGGGACGGAAAAATACTGCTTGTTCGCGAGTGCTCCGGGAAATAAACTCTGCCCGGCGGATGGTGCGAATATAACGTATACCCGGCTGACAGCACAGTGAAAGAAGCCGGCCTCAATGTATCAACACTGGACAGCGGAATTTGATTAGCGCGTGTATAATTCCTCCGTAAACAACAAATCCCAAACGGAGGTAAAAATTCATTCATGCCCTATAATTTTGCCGACATAGAATCAAAATGGCAGGAACGCTGGAATGAGTCCCGCTGTTTTGAGTCACATACAGACCCTTCACGGGAAAAATTTTTCTGCCTCGAAATGTTCCCGTACCCCTCCGGCGCGCTTCACATGGGACACATTCGGAACTACTCAATCGGAGACCTTCTCGCAAGATTTCACCGAAAGAACGGGAAAAATGTCCTCTACACAATCGGCTTTGACTCTTTCGGAATGCCCGCCGAGAATGCCGCAATAAAGTACAAGACAAAGCCGCACGACTGGACACTCTCGAATATCGCCTACATGACACAGCAGCTCAAGCGCATGGGCTACAGCTACGACTGGCGGAGAGAGGCAATTACCTGCCTTCCCGACTATTACCGCTGGAATCAGTGGATATTCCTGCAGATGTACAAGCGCGGGATAGTGTACCAGAAAGAAGCCCCGGTGAACTGGTGCGAGACCTGCGGGACTGTCCTGGCGAATGAGCAGGTTGTTGACGGAGGCTGCTGGCGGTGCGGGAATCCCGTCCACAAAAAGAGCCTCAAGCAGTGGTTCATCAAAATCACAGACTACGCGCAGGAATTGCTTGACGACATAGAGAAGGAATTAGCAGAAGGATGGCCGAGACGAGTCCGAATCATGCAGACGAATTGGATCGGACGCTCTGAGGGCGCGAGGCTGTCATTCAGAATCCCGGAGCTTGATTATAATCTTGAGGCATTCACAACGAGGTTTGATACAATTTTCGGCGTTACGTTCATAGCACTTGCCCCGGAACATGAATTAGTCCGCAAAATGATGGACTCAATGAATCCTGACGAGGCACAGAAGCTCGCGGCGTTCGTGAAACAAGTCTCTTCACAGTCATCAATAGAGCGTTCAGACGCGGGCGCGGAAAAACTCGGCTTCAGGACTCCTTTTTACGGCGTTAATCCCGTCAACGGCAAGAAGATTCCCATCTGGGTGGCAAATTATATCCTCATCGACTACGGAACGGGCTCGATTATGGGAGTCCCGGCACACGACCAGCGCGACTTTGATTTTTGCAGGAAGTACGATATTCCTATTATCCCCGTCATAAATCCTGAAGACGGCACAAAGTTAGACGGCGCGACAATGGCGCACGCATTCGAGGACGACGGCATAGCGTGCAACTCCGGGAAATTTGACGGCATGAAGACCGCTGACGCAATCCCGGCCATGATTGACTGGGGCGAAAAGGAGGGAATCTGCAAACGTGAGGTAAACTTCAAGCTCCGGGACTGGCTCATATCCCGCCAGCGTTACTGGGGGACTCCGATTCCGTTCGTCTACTGCGAGAAATGCGGAGTCGTTCCTGTCCCTGAAGATCAATTGCCTGTGAGACTGCCGGAAGATGTTGAAGTGAAAGACGTGGGACGCTCCCCGCTTCTTGACCTGCCTGACTTCCTCAACACTACCTGCCCTCACTGCGGAGGCCCTGCAAGGCGCGAGGCTGATACGATGGATACATTCTTCTGTTCGTCATGGTACTTTGACCGCTATTGTTCGCCCGGCTGTGAAGAGTCTCCGTTCAGGAAGTCCGATGTAGATTACTGGATGCCCGTTGACCAGTACATAGGCGGAATCGAACATGCCTGCCTTCACCTGATATACGCCCGGTTTTTCGCAAAATTCCTCAGCGACATAGGACTCACAGAATCCCGCGAGCCTTTTACACGTTTGCTGACTCAAGGAATGGTGATTAAGGACGGCGCGAAAATGTCAAAATCTCTTGGCAACACCGTAGACCCTACAGAGATGGTGAAAAAATACGGGGCTGACACGATTCGGCTGTTCATACTTTTTGCGGCTCCCCCGAATAATGATCTTGAGTGGTCAGACAGGAACGTAGAAGGCGCACACAGGTTCTTGAATCGTGTGTGGCGATATGTTGAGGAGAACGCCGAAAATCTCAAACAGAACGAGAAAATTATTCCCATGTCGGAAATAAAATCCCCGGCGTTACGGGAGCTGAAGCGGAAAATTCACACGACAATAAAGAGCGTTACAGATGACATTTCAGCGGAGAAACAGTTTAACACCGCCATAGCCAGACTCATGGAGCTTACGAACGCAATATACTCCGTCAGCGATGACTCCCCGCAGGCATGGGACATCAAGCGCGAGGCTGTAGACTCCCTGCTCAATTGCCTGTCGCCCTTCTGCCCGCACATTACCGAGGAATTGTGGCAGATGCTCGGACATGATGAGATGTTATGCGTTTCGCCGTGGCCTGTTGCTGACGAGTCCGCTATGGTTCAGGACAGTGTTACGGTTGTGGCTCAGATTAACGGGAAAATGCGCGGGAAATTTGAGCGTCCCGCAGGAATGGATAAGGACGAACTAGCAAAAAGCATAATGTCCGAGGACTTCATAGCCGAGAAAATCGCCGGAAAAGAAATCGTGAAGGTTATCACAGTCCCGGACAAGCTCGTGAATATTGTCGTCAAAGGTTAATGACGGTCTCCCCTGCTCATAACGGGCGGGGGATTTTTGCATGATGGAAGGAAGTGAAAACATTGAGGGAAATAATAGAGCGTTTCAGAATCATGATTAACACGAACGACAAAAAACTTGCTGAGGAGCTTATCGCACCCGGCGCGGAATTTCAGAGCCTCACTTCGCCCGAAAAACTTTACGGCGGAAGCGGGTATTTATCTGTCGTGGATTTCATGCGGAAAAGTTTTTCTGATATTCACTGGGAGATTGAAGACACTGTTTCAGAGGGGAACAAAATCGCGGTGAGCTGGATTTGCTCAGGGACTCATGACGGCAATTTTATGGGCATTCCGGCAAGCGGCAAAAAGTTTTCATTCCGCACAATGAATTTCTACTATCTCAGCGAACACGGCAAAATCATAAAAGATGTGGCGGCGCAGGGGATAGCAGGCTTGCTTGACGCGATAAGGTGATGAAGTCTCCTGCTCACTGACTGAAAGAGGGCGGGAGATTTTTTTTGCGTTGTTGATAAAATACACACACAACGAACCACACACAACTAGGAGGAGATTATTCATGTTACATTCCGTAAAGAAGAAGGGGTTTACGCGCATCGAACTGTTAATCGTAATCGTTGTGATTGGAGTCCTCGCGGCCATATTAATGATGGCATCTTCCGAAATAATATGGACAGCAAAAGCCGTTAAGATTATCAATGACTTGCGTGTGCTTCGTACTGCATTTCAGCAATGGTATTTTGACAACTCGAGGAATATAAAGGAAGCGGCTTCTAATGCCTCGGACCAAGGTTATCATCTCGTGATAGACGGAAAAGA is part of the Synergistaceae bacterium genome and encodes:
- a CDS encoding leucine--tRNA ligase, whose product is MPYNFADIESKWQERWNESRCFESHTDPSREKFFCLEMFPYPSGALHMGHIRNYSIGDLLARFHRKNGKNVLYTIGFDSFGMPAENAAIKYKTKPHDWTLSNIAYMTQQLKRMGYSYDWRREAITCLPDYYRWNQWIFLQMYKRGIVYQKEAPVNWCETCGTVLANEQVVDGGCWRCGNPVHKKSLKQWFIKITDYAQELLDDIEKELAEGWPRRVRIMQTNWIGRSEGARLSFRIPELDYNLEAFTTRFDTIFGVTFIALAPEHELVRKMMDSMNPDEAQKLAAFVKQVSSQSSIERSDAGAEKLGFRTPFYGVNPVNGKKIPIWVANYILIDYGTGSIMGVPAHDQRDFDFCRKYDIPIIPVINPEDGTKLDGATMAHAFEDDGIACNSGKFDGMKTADAIPAMIDWGEKEGICKREVNFKLRDWLISRQRYWGTPIPFVYCEKCGVVPVPEDQLPVRLPEDVEVKDVGRSPLLDLPDFLNTTCPHCGGPARREADTMDTFFCSSWYFDRYCSPGCEESPFRKSDVDYWMPVDQYIGGIEHACLHLIYARFFAKFLSDIGLTESREPFTRLLTQGMVIKDGAKMSKSLGNTVDPTEMVKKYGADTIRLFILFAAPPNNDLEWSDRNVEGAHRFLNRVWRYVEENAENLKQNEKIIPMSEIKSPALRELKRKIHTTIKSVTDDISAEKQFNTAIARLMELTNAIYSVSDDSPQAWDIKREAVDSLLNCLSPFCPHITEELWQMLGHDEMLCVSPWPVADESAMVQDSVTVVAQINGKMRGKFERPAGMDKDELAKSIMSEDFIAEKIAGKEIVKVITVPDKLVNIVVKG
- a CDS encoding ester cyclase, giving the protein MREIIERFRIMINTNDKKLAEELIAPGAEFQSLTSPEKLYGGSGYLSVVDFMRKSFSDIHWEIEDTVSEGNKIAVSWICSGTHDGNFMGIPASGKKFSFRTMNFYYLSEHGKIIKDVAAQGIAGLLDAIR
- a CDS encoding Stealth CR1 domain-containing protein, which encodes MADNFRDDSCSDIDFVMPWVDGSDPEWQKQKAQYSTDGKSEVLDGDEARYRDWGILPYWFRAAEKYAPWVRRIHFITCGQIPKWLNLNHPKLHFVRHEDYIPHKWLPTFSSHPIELNMHRIEGLSEKFVYFNDDVFVRPDRALLILV